From the Phycisphaerales bacterium AB-hyl4 genome, one window contains:
- a CDS encoding SIR2 family protein, translating to MSLADLVENVSTSLRRRSDQPGAAYTLLLGAGMSFPLVPTATQMVRRDVPWWLMRKEMISAPEEPFQAASDADPALDDYAKKMWKEIHQQTNRAFELSEGDGLPRPSGDNIGKAYQAMMRGDVRAGLNMPSLQRDYLRDVVRRIGREMNMGHVALGSILREQHRDAHRDTFRRPFCHTIFTTNFDPLLQRGLQLVNQLYFMTDQPEQGIVPPDDGSDGAIHLIYTHGSIHRYFLANTSAEMTRLARQNRGALTQYFEKHGVIVIGYGGWPDTTMAALQECGRFDGNLYWCDMHDPDEAGAGGLREEVVKLLSQDTSNRFYVPLPRGGADGALLNLHRGLGLGSWPSVLFNPLQGLIEEIQGITLPEEKNSTTSRTSGKVRGEKATGESIEDIDSPQTTLNRTIVSLKEAQSHYFSDAASSTEESSDQTEMTASVANLMNHALRAALNGELTNAIQGWKRIIDMPDATTEQKAKALYNRGVAYGQRGEDGDVQRAIDDFSAVIDRPNAPTGQKAKALFNRGIAYGQRGEDGDLQREIDDYSAVIDLPDAPVELKAQALNNRAVMYGERGEDGDVQREIDDYSAVIDLPDAPVEQKAKARFNRGVMYGERGEDGDVQREIDDYSAVIDLPDAPVELKAQARFNRGITYGERGEDGDVQREIDDHSAVIDLPDAPVEQKAKALNSRGITYGQRGEDGDVQREIDDYSAVIDLPDAPVEQKAQALNSRGITYGQRGEDGDVQRAIDDFSAVIDLPDSPAEQKAKALFNRGVAYRQRGEDGDVQRKIDDYSAVIDLPDAPAEQKALALNNRGITYGQRGEDGDVQRAIDDFSAVIDLPDAPVEQKAKALNSRGFTYGQRGEDGDVQRKIDDFSVVIDLPDAPVEQKARAFNNRGIAYGQRGGDGDFQRAIADYSAVIDLPDAPVEQKARALNRRGVTYGQRGEDGDVQRKIDDHSAVIDLPDAPAEQKARALNNRAVMYGQRGEDGDLQRAIDDYSAVINLPDAPAEQKAQALNNRGITYGQRGEDGDVQRAIDDFSAVINLPDAPAEQKAQALNNRGITYGQRGEDGDVQRAIDDFSAVIDLPDAPVEQKAKAYFNIACARAMHDQVVETVRALEAWRALDSHTTREELDHDSDFDNIRGHPEFVKFRDSLPPES from the coding sequence ATGTCGCTTGCCGACCTGGTTGAGAACGTCTCAACCAGTCTCCGCCGGCGGTCTGATCAACCTGGTGCGGCCTACACGTTGCTTCTCGGGGCCGGGATGAGCTTTCCATTAGTTCCCACTGCTACCCAGATGGTTCGACGCGACGTCCCGTGGTGGCTGATGCGTAAGGAAATGATTTCGGCTCCCGAAGAGCCGTTCCAAGCAGCCAGTGACGCTGACCCAGCGTTGGATGATTACGCAAAGAAGATGTGGAAGGAAATACATCAGCAGACAAATAGGGCGTTTGAGTTGTCAGAGGGTGATGGACTGCCCAGGCCAAGTGGTGACAACATCGGGAAAGCGTATCAGGCGATGATGCGAGGCGACGTCCGCGCGGGATTGAACATGCCTTCGCTACAGCGCGATTACCTTCGTGACGTCGTTCGACGAATCGGCCGTGAAATGAACATGGGCCACGTTGCGCTTGGTTCGATTCTCCGAGAGCAACACCGTGATGCGCATCGAGATACATTTAGACGGCCGTTCTGCCACACGATTTTTACGACTAATTTCGACCCCCTCCTCCAACGTGGCTTGCAACTCGTCAATCAACTCTACTTCATGACGGATCAGCCAGAACAAGGCATTGTTCCTCCAGACGATGGGTCTGATGGAGCGATCCACCTGATCTATACGCATGGCAGCATTCACCGCTATTTTCTTGCCAACACATCAGCAGAAATGACGCGTCTTGCACGTCAAAACCGGGGCGCGCTGACACAATACTTCGAAAAGCATGGTGTTATTGTCATCGGCTACGGTGGTTGGCCGGATACAACAATGGCGGCGTTGCAGGAGTGCGGCCGATTCGATGGCAACCTTTATTGGTGCGATATGCACGATCCGGACGAGGCCGGCGCAGGTGGTCTTCGTGAAGAGGTCGTCAAACTTCTGAGTCAAGATACGAGCAACCGGTTTTATGTTCCGTTGCCTCGTGGCGGGGCAGATGGGGCACTCCTCAATCTACATCGAGGTCTTGGCCTCGGAAGCTGGCCCTCGGTTCTTTTTAACCCCCTCCAAGGTCTGATCGAAGAAATACAAGGCATCACGTTGCCTGAAGAAAAGAACTCAACCACCAGTCGTACCAGTGGTAAGGTACGCGGTGAGAAGGCCACTGGTGAGTCAATTGAGGATATTGACTCACCGCAGACCACATTAAACCGGACGATTGTTTCCCTCAAGGAAGCGCAGAGTCACTATTTCTCCGATGCAGCGAGTTCGACAGAAGAATCTTCAGACCAAACCGAAATGACCGCGAGCGTCGCAAACCTTATGAATCATGCGCTTCGAGCCGCTCTGAATGGAGAACTGACCAATGCGATTCAGGGCTGGAAGCGCATAATCGACATGCCCGACGCCACCACCGAGCAAAAGGCCAAAGCCCTCTACAATCGCGGTGTTGCATACGGCCAGCGTGGCGAGGACGGCGACGTGCAGCGGGCGATCGACGACTTCTCGGCTGTGATCGACCGGCCCAACGCCCCGACCGGGCAGAAGGCCAAGGCTCTCTTCAACCGCGGCATCGCGTATGGGCAGCGTGGTGAGGACGGCGACTTACAGCGGGAAATCGACGACTACTCGGCGGTGATCGATCTGCCCGACGCACCGGTCGAGCTGAAGGCCCAGGCCCTCAACAACCGCGCCGTTATGTACGGCGAGCGTGGTGAGGACGGCGACGTGCAGCGGGAAATCGACGATTACTCGGCGGTGATCGACCTGCCCGACGCACCGGTCGAGCAGAAGGCGAAGGCCCGCTTCAACCGCGGAGTTATGTACGGCGAGCGTGGTGAGGACGGCGACGTGCAGCGGGAAATCGACGACTACTCGGCGGTGATCGACCTGCCCGACGCACCGGTCGAGTTGAAGGCCCAGGCCCGCTTCAACCGTGGCATTACCTACGGCGAGCGTGGCGAGGACGGCGACGTGCAGCGGGAAATCGACGACCACTCGGCGGTGATCGACCTGCCCGACGCCCCGGTCGAGCAGAAGGCGAAGGCCCTCAACAGCCGCGGTATTACGTACGGCCAGCGTGGCGAGGATGGCGACGTGCAGCGGGAAATCGACGATTACTCGGCGGTGATCGACCTGCCCGACGCCCCGGTCGAGCAGAAGGCCCAAGCCCTCAACAGCCGCGGTATTACGTACGGCCAGCGTGGCGAGGATGGCGACGTGCAGCGGGCGATCGACGACTTCTCGGCGGTGATCGACCTGCCCGACAGCCCGGCCGAGCAGAAGGCCAAGGCCCTCTTCAACCGCGGTGTTGCATACAGGCAGCGTGGTGAGGACGGCGACGTGCAGCGGAAAATCGACGACTACTCGGCGGTGATCGATCTGCCCGACGCCCCGGCCGAGCAGAAGGCCTTGGCCCTCAACAACCGTGGCATTACATACGGCCAGCGCGGCGAGGACGGCGACGTGCAGCGGGCGATTGACGACTTCTCGGCGGTGATCGATCTGCCCGACGCACCGGTCGAGCAGAAGGCTAAGGCCCTCAACAGCCGCGGCTTTACATACGGCCAGCGTGGCGAGGACGGCGACGTACAGCGGAAAATCGACGACTTCTCGGTGGTGATCGACCTGCCCGACGCCCCGGTCGAGCAGAAGGCCAGAGCCTTCAACAATCGCGGCATTGCGTACGGGCAGCGTGGCGGGGACGGCGACTTCCAGCGGGCGATTGCCGACTACTCGGCGGTGATCGACCTGCCCGACGCCCCGGTCGAGCAGAAGGCCAGGGCCCTTAACAGACGCGGCGTTACATACGGCCAGCGCGGCGAGGACGGCGACGTACAGCGGAAAATCGACGACCACTCGGCGGTGATCGATCTGCCCGACGCTCCGGCCGAGCAAAAGGCCAGGGCCCTCAACAACCGCGCCGTTATGTACGGGCAGCGTGGTGAGGACGGCGACTTACAGCGGGCGATCGACGACTACTCGGCGGTGATCAATCTGCCCGACGCCCCGGCCGAGCAGAAGGCCCAAGCCCTCAACAACCGTGGCATTACATACGGCCAGCGTGGCGAGGACGGCGACGTACAGCGGGCGATCGACGACTTCTCGGCGGTGATCAATCTGCCCGACGCCCCGGCCGAGCAGAAGGCCCAAGCCCTCAACAACCGTGGCATTACATACGGCCAGCGTGGCGAGGACGGCGACGTACAGCGGGCGATCGACGACTTCTCGGCGGTGATCGACCTGCCCGACGCCCCGGTCGAACAAAAAGCCAAGGCGTACTTCAATATCGCCTGCGCTAGAGCTATGCACGATCAAGTGGTCGAAACCGTCCGTGCCTTAGAAGCGTGGCGTGCGCTCGATTCGCATACCACTCGCGAAGAACTCGATCATGATTCCGATTTCGACAACATTCGCGGTCATCCCGAGTTTGTAAAATTTCGGGACAGCCTGCCGCCCGAATCGTAG
- a CDS encoding response regulator has translation MPEKPPTAVAGEGHPPYEEEFRVIGHILERDAEPIMERWYERATEEQVHADSGQRSAVMNELLHMLQSLGQQLKEQDRPAMTHAADIAREHGKQRSGLGWDIVELVRDYEILHGVMLEHLGQMLDKRLTYRQAMIIATVVDGTTGSAVEAFSEVMQQRLEQRAEQLRRLAMELAQTEHRERRRLAQLLHDNLQQLLVAIQLQVDGLPHEADRPRFLKQIQHVQNLVSEASEASRSLTGQLSPPLLYEVGLVAALRWLARQMLKNHNLKIHLQTDDQIEVPDEATRVTLFEGARELLLNVAKHAQAGEAWVRVEQTEQQVRLTVEDHGAGYESGQPARESDPSGFGLANIRERMQWLGGSMHEASAPGEGTRTVLEAPRQPAPESKAEPDAANASAPGCKPAGNGAASPEAGSRCRVLVVDDHHVVRQGLVRLITEAPDFEVIAEAGDGVEAVEMAHEHRPDVIVMDVTMPRMDGVEATRRIAEELPDIRIIGLSLHAEEDMAQRMRNAGAHAYLNKSGPMEELLAAMRDGRPA, from the coding sequence ATGCCTGAAAAACCTCCTACGGCCGTGGCAGGCGAAGGTCACCCGCCCTACGAAGAAGAGTTCCGAGTCATCGGCCATATCCTTGAGCGGGACGCCGAACCGATCATGGAACGCTGGTACGAGCGGGCCACTGAGGAGCAGGTGCATGCGGACTCAGGCCAGCGCAGCGCGGTAATGAACGAGTTGCTGCACATGCTCCAGTCGCTGGGCCAGCAGCTCAAGGAGCAGGACCGCCCCGCGATGACGCATGCGGCCGACATCGCCCGGGAGCATGGGAAGCAACGGTCCGGCCTCGGGTGGGACATCGTGGAACTGGTGCGGGACTACGAGATTCTGCACGGCGTGATGCTGGAGCATCTGGGCCAAATGCTGGACAAGCGGTTGACCTATCGCCAGGCAATGATCATCGCCACGGTGGTCGACGGCACCACCGGCAGCGCAGTCGAAGCCTTCAGCGAGGTCATGCAGCAGCGGCTGGAGCAGCGGGCCGAGCAGCTCCGACGCCTGGCCATGGAATTGGCGCAGACCGAGCACCGCGAGCGTCGCCGGCTGGCCCAGTTGCTCCACGACAACCTCCAGCAACTCCTGGTGGCGATCCAACTCCAGGTCGACGGCCTGCCACACGAAGCCGACCGGCCGCGTTTCCTGAAGCAGATCCAACACGTCCAGAACCTGGTCAGCGAGGCGAGCGAGGCCTCGCGTTCGCTGACCGGCCAGCTCAGCCCGCCGCTGCTTTACGAGGTGGGCCTTGTGGCGGCCCTGCGGTGGCTGGCCCGCCAGATGCTTAAGAACCACAACCTCAAGATCCACCTTCAAACCGATGACCAGATCGAGGTGCCCGATGAGGCGACGCGGGTCACCTTGTTCGAGGGGGCGCGGGAGCTGCTGCTGAACGTGGCCAAGCACGCGCAGGCCGGCGAGGCCTGGGTGCGCGTGGAGCAGACGGAGCAGCAGGTGCGGCTGACGGTGGAGGATCATGGGGCAGGGTACGAGTCCGGGCAACCCGCAAGGGAATCGGACCCGTCGGGCTTCGGGCTGGCGAACATTCGAGAGCGGATGCAGTGGCTCGGCGGGTCCATGCACGAGGCGTCGGCCCCGGGCGAAGGCACGCGGACCGTCTTGGAGGCACCGCGTCAACCTGCCCCGGAAAGCAAGGCCGAGCCTGATGCGGCCAACGCGTCGGCCCCGGGGTGCAAACCGGCGGGGAACGGCGCGGCGTCGCCGGAGGCGGGCAGTCGATGCCGGGTCTTGGTCGTCGATGATCACCACGTGGTGCGCCAGGGACTCGTGCGGCTGATCACCGAGGCGCCGGATTTCGAGGTGATCGCGGAGGCCGGCGACGGCGTGGAGGCCGTGGAAATGGCGCACGAACATCGTCCGGACGTGATCGTGATGGACGTGACCATGCCCCGGATGGACGGTGTTGAAGCCACCCGTCGGATCGCCGAGGAGCTTCCCGACATCCGCATCATCGGCCTTTCCCTCCATGCCGAGGAGGACATGGCCCAGCGGATGCGCAACGCCGGCGCCCACGCCTACCTCAACAAGTCCGGCCCGATGGAAGAGCTGCTGGCGGCGATGCGGGACGGCCGCCCCGCGTAG
- a CDS encoding polysaccharide pyruvyl transferase family protein yields the protein MAWTEPGGPHTRTSSGVAPEKNLNGDGVDADVEVCDKDERAITDRPRVKRRVLVLCGDVAGNLGDHAILKAVCDTLRAADPAIALRLTVTCSNRATARRSFRATTLPTGWRAWPGLWRAARRSDLVICGGGGLFQDDDSLVKMPYWAARVMVAKSGCARVAGVSLGVGPLKAWVSRAAGRAALRRLDPVSVRDSRAQSLASTLTDRPVSVVPDPAMLLKPASEASASAVLAAHGVPLDGRPLIGVTARRWFPPRARVVPYRLAWRWRGVGERERANNRRLAGLLAVALDRVVERCGGHVVFLPSYNCPHEADDALCELVGEQLRRSSWSLIRLDSPTVYKAVTAKLSVMLGGRMHPTLLAASVGTPVVGLAYNPKFHGLFDLLGLEGRVIDVLDFVEHQLVAQLVETVERAMCDGAETKPDGEPGLAGRVDDLAEQTRTFLQSLVRTIR from the coding sequence ATGGCATGGACCGAACCTGGCGGACCCCACACGCGAACGTCGAGCGGCGTTGCGCCGGAGAAGAACTTGAATGGCGACGGTGTTGATGCCGACGTGGAAGTGTGTGACAAAGACGAGCGGGCGATCACCGATCGGCCGCGGGTGAAGCGGCGCGTGCTGGTGCTGTGTGGCGACGTGGCGGGGAATCTAGGCGACCATGCGATATTGAAAGCGGTATGTGACACGTTGCGCGCGGCCGACCCGGCGATCGCGTTGCGGTTGACGGTGACGTGTTCGAATCGCGCGACGGCTCGACGGTCGTTCCGTGCGACGACGTTGCCGACCGGCTGGCGGGCCTGGCCGGGGCTGTGGCGTGCGGCGCGGCGGAGCGATCTGGTGATCTGTGGCGGGGGCGGGCTGTTTCAGGATGACGACAGCCTCGTGAAGATGCCGTACTGGGCGGCGCGGGTGATGGTGGCGAAGTCGGGCTGCGCACGGGTGGCGGGGGTGTCGCTGGGGGTCGGGCCGTTGAAGGCATGGGTGAGCCGGGCGGCGGGACGGGCGGCGCTGCGTCGGCTTGACCCAGTGTCGGTGCGGGATTCGCGGGCGCAATCGTTGGCGAGCACGTTGACGGATCGGCCGGTGTCGGTCGTGCCGGACCCGGCGATGTTGCTGAAGCCCGCGTCGGAGGCGTCGGCGTCGGCGGTGTTGGCGGCGCATGGTGTGCCGTTGGACGGTCGGCCGCTGATCGGAGTGACGGCGCGGCGATGGTTTCCGCCGCGGGCGCGTGTCGTGCCGTATCGACTGGCGTGGCGTTGGCGTGGCGTGGGCGAACGTGAGCGGGCTAACAATCGGCGGTTGGCGGGTTTGCTCGCCGTGGCGTTGGACCGGGTAGTCGAGCGTTGCGGGGGACATGTGGTGTTTTTGCCGAGCTACAACTGTCCGCATGAGGCCGACGACGCGTTGTGTGAACTTGTGGGCGAGCAGTTGCGGCGATCGTCGTGGTCGCTGATCCGCCTCGACTCGCCGACGGTTTACAAGGCGGTGACGGCGAAGCTGTCGGTCATGCTCGGCGGACGAATGCATCCGACGCTGCTTGCCGCGAGCGTCGGTACGCCGGTGGTGGGGCTGGCGTACAACCCGAAATTCCATGGTCTGTTCGATCTACTCGGCCTCGAAGGTCGTGTGATTGATGTTCTCGATTTCGTCGAACACCAACTTGTCGCGCAACTCGTTGAGACGGTTGAGCGCGCGATGTGCGACGGAGCGGAAACGAAGCCAGATGGTGAGCCGGGTCTGGCTGGGCGTGTCGACGACCTCGCGGAGCAGACGCGAACATTCCTTCAATCGCTTGTCAGGACGATCCGATGA